A single genomic interval of Nitratidesulfovibrio sp. SRB-5 harbors:
- a CDS encoding iron-containing alcohol dehydrogenase gives MRITKFAIPEIIFGHGSLDHLAPCARRLGASRVLLVSDKGLESSGWVERVMDILSGNGLEWVYFADCSSNPRDHQVHEGAQIYREERADVVIALGGGSPMDTAKGIGTIVGNGGRISDYEGANKIMRPLPPMIFLPTTAGSGSDISQFCIITDVERRLKMSIISRSLVPNVSIIDPQVLLTKSEELIIASAIDAFAHAVESYLSLLASPFTDHQALRAMELIMANLMPAVERRDPHALEQLSIASTAAGMSFSNAGLGIGHSLAHSLGGMFDVLHGLVHPVLLPHVMRYNLPVSVDRLAAIGRIVVGPRVASAESIARAGIERLGEFFAGLGVPVRLGQLLPDRSALETIARTAVHDACTLTNPRAVTWQDLLTICEEAW, from the coding sequence ATGCGGATTACCAAATTCGCCATTCCGGAGATCATCTTCGGACATGGCAGCCTTGACCATCTTGCGCCGTGCGCCCGCAGGCTGGGCGCCTCGCGCGTGCTGCTGGTCAGCGACAAGGGCCTGGAGTCCAGCGGCTGGGTGGAACGGGTCATGGACATCCTGAGCGGCAACGGCCTTGAATGGGTGTACTTTGCCGATTGCAGTTCCAACCCGCGCGACCATCAGGTGCACGAGGGCGCGCAGATCTACCGCGAGGAACGCGCCGACGTGGTCATCGCCCTTGGCGGCGGAAGCCCCATGGACACGGCCAAGGGCATCGGCACCATCGTGGGCAACGGCGGGCGCATCAGCGACTACGAGGGCGCCAACAAGATCATGCGGCCCCTGCCGCCCATGATCTTTCTGCCCACCACGGCGGGCAGCGGGTCGGACATCTCGCAGTTCTGCATCATCACCGACGTGGAGCGCCGCCTGAAGATGTCCATCATCAGCCGCTCGCTGGTGCCCAACGTGTCCATCATCGACCCGCAGGTGCTGCTGACCAAGAGCGAGGAACTGATCATCGCCTCGGCCATCGACGCCTTTGCCCACGCCGTGGAATCGTACCTGTCCCTGCTGGCCTCTCCGTTCACCGACCATCAGGCCCTGCGCGCCATGGAACTGATCATGGCCAACCTGATGCCGGCAGTGGAACGGCGCGACCCGCATGCGCTGGAGCAGCTCAGCATCGCCAGCACGGCGGCGGGCATGTCGTTCAGCAACGCGGGGCTCGGCATTGGCCATTCGCTGGCCCATTCGCTGGGGGGCATGTTCGACGTGCTGCACGGGCTGGTGCACCCGGTGCTGCTGCCGCACGTGATGCGCTACAACCTGCCGGTGAGCGTGGACCGGCTGGCGGCCATCGGGCGCATCGTGGTGGGGCCGCGAGTGGCCAGCGCGGAAAGCATTGCCCGCGCGGGCATAGAGCGGCTGGGCGAGTTCTTTGCCGGGCTGGGCGTGCCGGTGCGGCTGGGGCAACTGCTGCCCGACAGGTCCGCGCTGGAAACCATCGCCCGCACGGCGGTGCACGACGCCTGCACCCTGACCAACCCGCGCGCGGTCACCTGGCAGGACTTGCTGACCATCTGCGAAGAGGCGTGGTGA
- a CDS encoding ATP-binding protein codes for MTQGTSLDDLIGIEHSKLGFFQELRQTIEQLKAAHRDSERNRLEIEAILDGITDLMMVLSKDLRIIAVNHVFYDILGVRDPEGRYCYEIFRHQDHPCPECPAHRSFVTDEVCRETSIFRINGRKLQFEMVASPIKDPATQDRQILIFKRDVTLEKEFQAKFHQAEKMATVGMLAAGVAHEVNNPLTAIHGFAEGILRRVERLRGIVDPEMHADLADYAGTILGECGRCQEIVHSLLTFSRPHSSEFSPVNLNVVVGDTLKLLHNHLKQPKYRRVRIDARLCPTAPVVLACEAQLKQVMLNLLVNALDAFDGSAGPEGKGQAGPPKGDTGSVDGDAPDGVEYLPTVNGGRGRNGVEAVITVTPFRDGRHAGFVVRDTGSGIPPEHLDSLFEPFFTTKPVGRGIGIGLSTCYTIVTEHGGDIRVESRVGEGSTFTVTLPLPPE; via the coding sequence ATGACCCAGGGAACCAGCCTTGACGACCTTATCGGCATAGAACACAGCAAGCTGGGCTTCTTTCAGGAACTGCGTCAGACCATCGAGCAGTTGAAGGCGGCGCACCGCGATTCGGAGCGCAACCGCCTGGAGATAGAAGCCATCCTGGATGGCATCACCGACCTGATGATGGTGCTTTCCAAGGACTTGCGCATCATCGCCGTGAATCATGTGTTCTACGACATCCTGGGCGTGCGCGACCCGGAAGGGCGCTACTGCTACGAAATCTTTCGCCATCAGGACCACCCCTGCCCGGAATGCCCGGCGCACCGTTCGTTCGTCACCGACGAGGTGTGCCGCGAAACGTCCATCTTCCGTATCAATGGCCGCAAGTTGCAGTTCGAGATGGTGGCCTCGCCCATCAAGGATCCGGCCACGCAGGACCGCCAGATCCTCATCTTCAAGCGCGACGTGACCCTGGAAAAGGAATTCCAGGCCAAGTTCCATCAGGCCGAGAAAATGGCCACCGTGGGCATGCTGGCCGCCGGGGTGGCGCACGAGGTGAACAACCCGCTCACGGCCATCCACGGCTTTGCGGAGGGCATCCTGCGCCGGGTGGAGCGGCTGCGCGGCATCGTGGACCCGGAGATGCACGCCGACCTCGCGGACTACGCCGGAACCATCCTTGGCGAATGCGGTCGCTGCCAGGAGATCGTGCATTCGCTGCTGACCTTCAGCAGGCCGCATTCCTCGGAATTTTCGCCCGTCAACCTGAACGTGGTGGTGGGCGATACCCTGAAGCTGCTGCACAACCACCTGAAGCAACCCAAGTACCGACGTGTGCGCATCGACGCCCGGCTGTGCCCCACGGCACCGGTGGTGCTGGCGTGCGAGGCGCAGTTGAAGCAGGTGATGCTGAACCTGCTGGTGAACGCGCTGGATGCCTTTGACGGCTCTGCCGGACCCGAGGGCAAGGGACAGGCTGGTCCCCCCAAAGGAGACACTGGCAGCGTTGACGGCGACGCGCCAGACGGTGTCGAATATCTCCCCACCGTGAACGGGGGGAGGGGGCGCAACGGGGTCGAGGCGGTCATCACCGTCACCCCGTTCCGGGACGGACGCCACGCCGGGTTCGTGGTGCGCGACACGGGCAGCGGCATTCCGCCGGAACACCTCGATTCGCTGTTCGAGCCGTTCTTCACCACCAAGCCGGTGGGGCGGGGCATCGGCATCGGGCTGTCCACCTGCTATACCATCGTCACGGAACATGGCGGCGACATCCGCGTGGAAAGCCGGGTCGGCGAAGGGTCCACGTTCACCGTCACGCTGCCGCTTCCGCCGGAGTAA
- a CDS encoding sigma-54-dependent transcriptional regulator, whose protein sequence is MRTTYTVLAVDDEPSIGKLLEKELSTPTRTVHVATSARQARERLRRATYEVVVLDIRLPDADGIEFMVELRQRYPDTEVILITGHGNIDNAVEAMKLGAYDYITKPFNLTELEVVVERAYQRAFLRNENRALRHARDGARPAVTLIGNSQGIKGVRYLIEKVAPTDVPVLITGDSGAGKEVAAHAIQSLGTRADKPFIIKNCATLQKELARSELFGHVRGSFTGALENRDGLMAFANKGTLFLDEIGELPVEVQASLLRVLENKTYRRVGEKDHRSCDIRLIFATNRSLAGEVEAGRFHEALYHRINVFNIEMPPLRDRKEDIPLLAEFFLARLGNGRDDLRISDRAMACLMQYGWPGNVRELRNVLERSIILAENNLITEHALPRELAGLAGGVGGAGGGMGGGAAGSAAGQHGAGGESQGPLTLEAMEREHIARILEFYDNNRSLAATALGISRKTLYRKMREYDIG, encoded by the coding sequence GTGCGCACCACCTACACCGTGCTGGCCGTGGACGACGAACCTTCCATCGGCAAGCTGCTGGAAAAGGAGCTTTCCACCCCCACCCGCACCGTGCACGTGGCCACCAGCGCCCGGCAGGCGCGCGAACGGCTGCGCCGCGCCACTTACGAGGTGGTGGTGCTGGACATCCGCCTGCCGGATGCCGACGGCATCGAATTCATGGTGGAACTGCGGCAGCGCTACCCGGATACCGAGGTCATCCTGATCACCGGGCACGGCAACATCGACAATGCCGTGGAGGCCATGAAGCTGGGCGCCTACGACTACATCACCAAGCCGTTCAACCTGACGGAACTGGAAGTGGTGGTGGAACGCGCCTACCAGCGGGCCTTTCTGCGCAACGAAAACCGCGCCCTGCGCCACGCGCGCGACGGTGCGCGCCCGGCGGTGACCCTGATAGGCAATTCGCAAGGCATCAAGGGGGTGCGCTACCTGATCGAAAAGGTGGCCCCCACCGACGTGCCGGTGCTGATCACGGGTGACAGCGGGGCAGGCAAGGAAGTGGCCGCCCACGCCATCCAGTCGCTGGGTACCCGGGCGGACAAGCCGTTCATCATCAAGAACTGCGCGACGTTGCAGAAGGAGCTGGCCCGCAGCGAGCTGTTCGGCCATGTGCGCGGATCGTTTACCGGCGCGCTGGAAAACCGCGACGGGCTGATGGCCTTTGCCAACAAGGGCACGCTGTTTCTGGACGAGATAGGCGAACTGCCTGTGGAAGTGCAGGCCTCGCTGCTGCGCGTGCTGGAAAACAAGACCTACCGCCGCGTGGGCGAGAAGGACCACCGCAGCTGCGACATCCGGCTCATCTTTGCCACCAACCGCTCACTGGCAGGCGAGGTGGAGGCCGGGCGCTTTCACGAGGCGCTGTACCACCGCATCAACGTGTTCAACATCGAAATGCCCCCCCTGCGCGACCGCAAGGAGGACATTCCCCTGCTGGCCGAATTCTTTCTGGCCCGCCTGGGCAACGGGCGCGACGACCTGCGCATCTCGGACCGGGCCATGGCCTGCCTGATGCAGTATGGCTGGCCAGGCAACGTGCGTGAACTGCGCAACGTGCTGGAACGCAGCATCATCCTGGCCGAAAACAACCTGATTACCGAACACGCCCTGCCGCGTGAACTGGCCGGGCTTGCGGGGGGAGTTGGCGGCGCGGGCGGCGGAATGGGAGGAGGGGCGGCGGGCAGCGCAGCGGGGCAGCATGGCGCAGGCGGCGAATCGCAGGGGCCGCTGACGCTGGAGGCCATGGAGCGCGAACACATCGCCCGCATTCTGGAATTCTACGACAACAACCGTTCGCTGGCCGCCACGGCGCTGGGCATCAGCCGCAAGACGCTGTACCGGAAGATGCGGGAATATGACATCGGATAG
- a CDS encoding type II toxin-antitoxin system HipA family toxin → MQGKLCVWLEDNLVGVISRKGNARLTFCYAPEWLSRPGAFTISCSLPLRKEPYPHDATRAFFDNLLPEQHARELTEKALHVSSRNVYGLLRAQGAECAGALAILPEGTAPQATNHQPRYQHVPANELDQLITALPERPLLAGVDGIRLSLAGAQAKLPLLLQGKNVYLPLEGAPSTHILKPPIPGLPETVENEAFCMILARAAGLPVPAVELVGRLPRAYLVARYDRTVREGRIVRLHQEDFCQALGVPPELKYENEGGPGLGACFTVLGQCKAPAADRMQLLRWVVFMFLIGNADAHAKNISLLYDEPSTPRLAPFYDILCTAVYPGLAPRISMRIGGQYDPNFVMRRHWERLAEPAGIAPDEVIATVRHMALFLRNNATDVADVFCEQYGASPLVRRIVRFIEARCQTTLGRIENSPHGMDGPVEPDDPVEPE, encoded by the coding sequence ATGCAGGGCAAACTGTGCGTGTGGCTTGAAGACAATCTTGTCGGCGTCATTTCCCGCAAGGGCAACGCCCGTCTGACGTTCTGCTACGCACCGGAGTGGTTGTCACGCCCCGGTGCGTTTACCATTTCATGCAGCTTGCCGTTGCGCAAAGAACCATACCCGCATGACGCCACCAGGGCGTTTTTTGACAACCTGTTGCCGGAACAGCACGCTCGCGAACTTACGGAGAAGGCGCTACATGTCTCTTCCCGCAACGTATACGGCCTGTTGCGCGCACAGGGGGCGGAATGCGCGGGTGCGCTTGCCATTCTGCCGGAAGGTACGGCACCGCAAGCCACAAACCACCAGCCACGATACCAGCACGTCCCGGCCAATGAACTGGACCAACTCATCACGGCCCTGCCTGAACGCCCCCTGCTTGCCGGGGTGGACGGCATTCGCCTGTCGCTGGCGGGCGCCCAGGCCAAGCTGCCCCTGCTGCTGCAAGGAAAAAACGTGTACCTGCCGCTTGAAGGCGCGCCCAGCACGCATATCCTGAAGCCCCCCATTCCCGGCCTGCCGGAAACCGTGGAAAATGAAGCTTTCTGCATGATCCTGGCCCGTGCCGCCGGGCTGCCCGTTCCTGCCGTGGAGCTTGTGGGCAGACTGCCGCGCGCCTATCTGGTCGCACGATATGACCGCACGGTGCGCGAAGGAAGAATCGTCCGGCTGCACCAGGAAGATTTCTGTCAGGCCCTCGGTGTTCCGCCCGAACTGAAGTACGAGAATGAAGGCGGACCGGGCCTTGGTGCCTGCTTCACGGTGCTCGGCCAGTGCAAGGCACCAGCAGCGGACAGAATGCAACTGCTGCGCTGGGTCGTCTTCATGTTCCTGATCGGAAATGCCGATGCCCACGCCAAGAACATTTCTCTGCTGTACGACGAACCGTCAACGCCGCGCCTTGCTCCGTTCTACGACATTCTGTGCACTGCCGTGTATCCCGGACTGGCACCCCGGATTTCCATGCGCATCGGTGGTCAATACGACCCCAATTTCGTCATGCGGCGGCACTGGGAACGCCTTGCCGAACCGGCAGGCATCGCCCCCGACGAGGTCATTGCAACGGTCCGGCACATGGCGTTGTTTCTGAGAAACAATGCAACCGACGTGGCGGACGTATTCTGTGAACAGTACGGAGCGTCCCCGCTTGTGCGCCGCATTGTCCGGTTCATCGAGGCCCGATGCCAGACGACACTGGGACGCATTGAGAACTCTCCACATGGAATGGATGGACCAGTGGAGCCGGACGATCCCGTAGAGCCAGAATAG
- a CDS encoding helix-turn-helix transcriptional regulator yields MPIIKPDTLPTTVSKDALRDMVKQGASEKSHGETLLNVALGVGGVMLLAHLLGKTTDDKQRFSSQKLENTTALGATIRQRRQDMRLTQEQLATKSGVGARFITEVENGKATAEVAKILQVLDALNLQLSVSLRS; encoded by the coding sequence ATGCCCATCATCAAACCGGATACCCTGCCCACCACCGTGAGCAAGGACGCCCTGCGGGACATGGTCAAGCAAGGCGCATCTGAAAAATCTCATGGTGAAACGCTGTTGAACGTAGCCCTTGGCGTGGGCGGCGTGATGCTGCTTGCGCATCTGCTGGGCAAGACAACTGACGACAAGCAGCGGTTTTCTTCGCAAAAGCTGGAGAACACTACCGCCCTGGGCGCCACCATCCGCCAGCGCAGGCAGGATATGCGCCTTACGCAGGAACAGCTTGCCACGAAAAGCGGTGTCGGTGCCCGCTTCATCACGGAAGTCGAAAACGGCAAGGCCACCGCTGAAGTCGCCAAGATTCTCCAGGTCCTGGATGCGCTGAACCTGCAACTTTCCGTCTCTCTGCGGTCATAG
- a CDS encoding ADP-ribosylglycohydrolase family protein yields the protein MHDRAAGALMGAWIGDGLGLGPHWYYDLAELRRDYGPWISGYTDPKPGRYHDGMKAGQLSQAGFILKLTVRSLVERGDYDQADFCRRMDEELFPLLNGQPVSGPGNYTSQSIREAWRRRVEQGLPWGQTAGHADTTEAIERTLAIAVRHATRPDRLATAVSANAALTQCDDVVLSLTVAYGAVLALLVQGHRLTPEISETLMHQVKDGVLPFHAVTRDGLQAPRPGDPDPPRAGRFASPDALLSPGYMAAAAADPDIRIEPAWKVSLVYGMPCAIYHMLPAAYYLAARFHDDFESAVLHAVNGGGQNQVRAILAGALVGAQVGLSGIPQRFIDGLEEGEELRALAVQLAGQVDGGNAGRSGEPVESE from the coding sequence ATGCATGACCGCGCCGCCGGGGCGCTGATGGGCGCGTGGATTGGTGACGGGTTGGGCCTTGGCCCGCACTGGTACTACGACCTTGCCGAACTGCGGCGGGACTACGGCCCGTGGATAAGCGGGTACACCGACCCGAAGCCGGGCCGCTACCACGACGGCATGAAGGCCGGTCAGCTGTCGCAGGCGGGGTTCATCCTGAAGCTGACGGTGCGCTCGCTGGTGGAGCGCGGCGACTACGACCAGGCGGATTTCTGTCGCCGCATGGACGAGGAACTGTTTCCGCTGCTCAACGGGCAGCCTGTGAGCGGGCCGGGCAACTACACCAGCCAGTCCATCCGCGAGGCATGGCGGCGTAGGGTGGAGCAGGGGCTGCCGTGGGGGCAGACCGCAGGCCATGCGGACACCACCGAGGCCATCGAGCGAACTCTGGCAATCGCGGTGCGCCATGCCACCCGGCCAGACCGGCTGGCCACCGCCGTCAGCGCCAACGCGGCGCTGACCCAGTGCGACGACGTGGTGCTGTCACTCACGGTGGCATACGGCGCGGTGCTGGCCCTGCTGGTGCAAGGGCACCGGCTGACCCCGGAAATTTCCGAAACGTTAATGCATCAGGTTAAGGATGGAGTGTTGCCGTTTCATGCGGTAACCCGTGACGGCTTGCAGGCCCCGCGCCCCGGCGACCCCGATCCGCCACGCGCCGGGCGGTTTGCCTCGCCCGATGCGCTGCTGTCGCCCGGCTACATGGCGGCGGCAGCGGCGGACCCGGACATCCGCATCGAACCGGCGTGGAAGGTTTCGCTGGTCTACGGCATGCCGTGCGCCATCTACCACATGCTTCCGGCGGCCTACTACCTTGCGGCGCGCTTTCATGACGACTTCGAGTCCGCCGTGCTGCACGCGGTGAACGGCGGCGGGCAAAACCAGGTGCGCGCCATTCTTGCCGGGGCGCTGGTGGGGGCGCAGGTGGGGTTGTCCGGCATTCCGCAGCGGTTCATCGACGGACTGGAAGAGGGCGAAGAACTGCGCGCGCTGGCCGTGCAACTGGCCGGGCAGGTTGATGGCGGGAATGCCGGACGCAGTGGCGAGCCGGTTGAATCGGAATGA
- the gluQRS gene encoding tRNA glutamyl-Q(34) synthetase GluQRS: MRGRLAPSPTGHIHLGNAASFLMAWLCARAAGGQMVLRMEDIDPDRSRPEFAADMVRDLLWLGLDWDEGPEFPAMLPDPQPDPRPDGASAPVSTPPLGLCAVPDHARMPGRGGPHGPYSQSERLALYADALARLEREGHVYPCFCTRKELRSLASAPHAGECGPAYPGTCRNLGPEDRARRLAEGRRPAMRVRCDDTAIAFTDHIAGPQRMSLAECGGDFAVRRSDGVFAYQLAVVVDDIAMGITQVVRGDDILASTPRQIWLYRLLGAPVPEYVHVPLLLDHEGERLAKRHGSLAVAALRSAGVSPWAIVGYLAWRLGLRDAPGLVTPRELAGTLDLARVVRQPVMLPEDVADVLRRMGQGATAR, encoded by the coding sequence GTGCGCGGACGCCTGGCCCCCAGCCCCACGGGGCATATCCATCTTGGCAATGCCGCGTCCTTCCTGATGGCGTGGCTGTGTGCCCGCGCCGCCGGTGGGCAGATGGTGCTGCGCATGGAAGACATCGACCCGGACCGGTCACGCCCGGAATTCGCGGCGGACATGGTCCGCGACCTGCTGTGGCTGGGGCTGGACTGGGACGAGGGGCCCGAGTTTCCCGCTATGCTGCCTGATCCGCAGCCTGATCCGCGACCAGATGGGGCGTCCGCCCCTGTGTCCACGCCACCACTTGGCCTGTGTGCCGTGCCGGATCACGCCCGCATGCCGGGGCGCGGCGGCCCCCACGGACCGTATTCCCAGAGCGAGCGCCTTGCCCTGTATGCCGATGCGCTGGCGCGGCTGGAACGGGAAGGACACGTCTATCCCTGCTTCTGCACCCGCAAGGAACTGCGCTCACTGGCGTCGGCCCCCCATGCGGGAGAATGCGGCCCCGCCTATCCCGGCACTTGCCGCAACCTTGGCCCCGAAGACCGGGCCCGGCGTCTGGCCGAAGGGCGCCGCCCGGCCATGCGGGTGCGTTGTGACGACACGGCGATTGCCTTTACCGATCATATCGCCGGGCCGCAGCGCATGTCGCTGGCCGAGTGCGGGGGCGACTTCGCGGTGCGCCGTTCCGACGGGGTGTTCGCGTACCAGTTGGCGGTGGTGGTGGACGACATTGCCATGGGCATCACCCAGGTGGTGCGCGGTGACGACATCCTGGCCAGCACGCCGCGCCAGATCTGGCTGTACCGTCTGCTGGGCGCGCCGGTGCCGGAATACGTGCATGTGCCGCTGCTGCTGGACCATGAAGGCGAACGGCTGGCCAAGCGGCACGGTTCGCTGGCCGTGGCCGCCCTGAGGTCGGCGGGGGTGTCGCCGTGGGCCATCGTGGGATATCTGGCCTGGCGTTTGGGGCTGCGCGATGCGCCGGGGTTGGTCACCCCGCGCGAACTGGCCGGGACATTGGACCTTGCCCGGGTGGTCCGCCAGCCTGTGATGTTGCCAGAGGATGTCGCCGATGTGCTGCGACGGATGGGGCAGGGCGCGACAGCGCGGTGA
- a CDS encoding pancreas/duodenum homeobox protein 1, which translates to MPTTSSERIFTPQRLAAMFPPERADAFFDALYGDAEDGAYDITLAFEGEHANGVEFSFRLTQRPGHCLACNLTYGLPQVFERHPVIDLPGVVSKIADALDKAEEKLQWRLLPTREMSRTLHAIPLMVTFG; encoded by the coding sequence ATGCCCACCACCAGCAGCGAACGCATCTTCACCCCCCAACGGCTTGCCGCCATGTTTCCGCCAGAGCGGGCGGACGCCTTTTTCGACGCCCTGTATGGCGATGCGGAAGACGGCGCCTACGACATCACCCTGGCCTTCGAAGGTGAACACGCCAACGGGGTGGAATTCTCGTTCCGGCTTACCCAGCGGCCCGGGCACTGTCTGGCCTGCAACCTTACCTACGGCCTGCCGCAGGTTTTCGAGCGGCACCCCGTCATAGACCTGCCCGGCGTGGTGTCCAAGATTGCCGATGCCCTGGACAAGGCCGAAGAAAAGCTGCAATGGCGCCTACTGCCCACCCGGGAGATGTCGCGCACGCTGCACGCCATTCCGTTGATGGTCACCTTCGGCTGA
- a CDS encoding TetR/AcrR family transcriptional regulator, with protein MSISKKEALLHAAKELFGEYGYADTTFKKISERAGVALGLLTHHYGNKEKLFLAAGIDVLEQFLGVLRDASAKGKNGYESVLNFCTAYLDFSIDKTSNWLVLVRCSPYSDMKTKTDRDLMYEKFNQVPRELENQLRRGIEDGSIRQLPVHETAQVIISMMVGANRTRLLTPYAPPNLYEEAIRFISRSIAP; from the coding sequence ATGAGCATCTCGAAGAAAGAAGCGTTGCTTCATGCGGCAAAAGAGCTTTTCGGTGAATACGGTTATGCCGACACCACCTTCAAGAAAATTTCCGAACGCGCAGGCGTGGCCCTTGGGCTGCTGACGCACCATTACGGCAACAAGGAAAAACTGTTCCTGGCCGCGGGCATTGATGTGCTTGAACAGTTCCTTGGCGTGCTGCGCGATGCGTCGGCCAAGGGCAAGAACGGGTACGAGTCGGTCTTGAATTTCTGCACCGCCTACCTCGACTTCTCCATCGACAAGACATCCAACTGGCTGGTGCTTGTGCGGTGCTCGCCCTACAGCGACATGAAGACCAAGACCGACCGCGACCTGATGTACGAAAAGTTCAACCAGGTTCCCCGCGAGCTGGAAAACCAGCTGCGCCGCGGCATCGAAGATGGCTCCATCCGCCAGCTGCCGGTGCACGAAACGGCGCAGGTGATCATTTCCATGATGGTTGGCGCCAACCGTACCCGCCTGCTGACCCCCTATGCTCCGCCGAACCTGTACGAAGAAGCCATTCGTTTCATTTCGCGCAGCATCGCCCCGTAG
- a CDS encoding lysophospholipid acyltransferase family protein — MTDADIPTPNMPAPDMPVPFTGDTYTTPADAAGPIARLLPTLAYYPVMAGIVFRAAAAAQRGEYSSSAWVDSSVEVVRALERTGVRLFVEGMEHFTRLEGPCVFVGNHMSTLETFVLPSIIQPHKNMTFVVKQSLADYPVFKHVLHARDPITVGRVNPRDDLAAVLEGGVERLKRGISVVIFPQATRSETLDPKTFNSIGVKLARRAGVPVVPLALKTDAWGTGWPIKDFGPIRPQRTVHFRFAAPLAVSGNGKEEQAAVYAFIEGCLAEWRNEIRAISS; from the coding sequence ATGACCGACGCCGACATCCCCACTCCCAACATGCCCGCCCCCGACATGCCCGTGCCGTTCACCGGCGATACATACACCACCCCTGCCGATGCGGCTGGCCCCATTGCCCGGCTGCTCCCCACACTGGCTTACTATCCGGTAATGGCAGGCATCGTGTTTCGGGCCGCAGCTGCCGCGCAACGGGGGGAATACTCCTCGTCAGCGTGGGTGGACAGCAGCGTCGAGGTGGTTCGCGCGCTGGAACGCACCGGGGTACGGCTGTTCGTGGAAGGCATGGAACACTTCACGCGCCTGGAAGGTCCGTGCGTGTTTGTGGGCAACCACATGAGCACGCTGGAAACCTTCGTGCTGCCTTCCATCATTCAGCCGCACAAAAACATGACCTTCGTGGTCAAGCAGAGCCTGGCCGACTACCCCGTGTTCAAGCACGTGCTGCACGCGCGCGACCCCATCACCGTGGGCCGCGTGAACCCCCGTGACGACCTTGCCGCCGTGCTGGAAGGCGGCGTGGAACGGCTGAAGCGCGGCATCTCCGTGGTCATCTTTCCCCAGGCCACCCGCAGCGAGACCCTGGACCCCAAGACCTTCAATTCCATCGGGGTCAAGCTGGCGCGCCGGGCCGGGGTGCCCGTGGTGCCGCTGGCCCTGAAGACCGATGCCTGGGGCACCGGCTGGCCCATCAAGGACTTTGGCCCCATCCGCCCCCAGCGCACGGTGCACTTCCGCTTTGCCGCGCCCCTTGCCGTTTCCGGCAACGGCAAAGAAGAGCAGGCCGCCGTGTACGCCTTCATCGAAGGCTGCCTTGCCGAGTGGCGCAATGAAATTCGTGCCATTTCATCTTGA
- a CDS encoding glycosyl transferase family 2 has translation MPDAAPRYSIITPSRGDRPVALGLAIDSARTAMERAGLAPGDVEMLIGFDGVKGERVRPDGFVRWFDFRPDKDYGNAIRNGLLRAARGRRILFLDDDNSLTPEAFLIYEAYPDVDLLIARIDVSLAHKAAYLPVIEEGRDPVWQSNIDPLCLCMTRELAVVRCEGWQGRSYEADYRNMLRYYRRARSVQFTERTVGIYDSGRGLDEGGLNFRQVKKEQENAAS, from the coding sequence ATGCCCGACGCCGCGCCGCGATACTCCATCATCACCCCCAGCCGGGGTGACCGCCCCGTGGCCCTGGGCCTTGCCATCGACAGCGCGCGCACGGCCATGGAACGAGCCGGGCTGGCCCCCGGCGACGTGGAAATGCTGATCGGCTTCGACGGGGTGAAGGGCGAACGGGTGCGGCCCGACGGCTTCGTGCGCTGGTTCGACTTCCGGCCCGACAAGGACTACGGCAACGCCATCCGCAACGGGCTGCTGCGGGCAGCGCGCGGCAGGCGCATCCTGTTCCTGGACGACGACAACTCGCTGACGCCGGAAGCCTTCCTCATCTATGAAGCATACCCGGACGTCGACCTGCTCATCGCGCGCATCGACGTGAGCCTGGCGCACAAGGCCGCCTACCTGCCGGTGATAGAGGAAGGGCGCGACCCGGTGTGGCAGAGCAACATCGACCCGTTGTGCCTGTGCATGACCCGCGAGCTTGCCGTGGTGCGCTGCGAAGGCTGGCAGGGCCGCAGCTACGAGGCGGACTACCGCAACATGCTGCGCTACTATCGCCGCGCCCGCAGCGTGCAGTTCACCGAACGCACCGTGGGCATCTACGATTCCGGGCGGGGACTGGACGAGGGCGGCCTGAACTTCCGGCAGGTGAAGAAGGAACAGGAGAACGCCGCGTCCTGA